Proteins from a single region of Pseudomonas ekonensis:
- the rsmI gene encoding 16S rRNA (cytidine(1402)-2'-O)-methyltransferase translates to MPAFTDLEVRALTAPGALNSAAGSLYVVATPIGNLDDISARALKVLREVALIAAEDTRHSQRLMQHFGINTPLAACHEHNERDEGSRFITRLLAGDNVALISDAGTPLISDPGYHLVRQARAAGIDVVPVPGACALIAALSAAGLPSDRFIFEGFLPAKAVGRKARLEAIKEEPRTLIFYEAPHRILECLQDMEAVFGAERPALLARELTKTFETLKGLPLAELRAFVEADSNQQRGECVVVVAGWTAPESDEAVSAEALRILDLLLEEMPLKRAAALAAQITGERKNVLYQVALDRQKGA, encoded by the coding sequence ATGCCGGCTTTTACCGATCTTGAGGTGCGCGCTTTGACTGCTCCAGGTGCTTTGAATTCCGCTGCCGGCTCGCTTTATGTGGTGGCGACGCCCATCGGCAACCTGGACGACATCAGTGCCCGTGCGCTGAAGGTCCTGCGCGAGGTGGCGCTGATCGCCGCCGAGGACACCCGGCACTCCCAGCGGCTGATGCAGCACTTCGGCATCAATACGCCGCTGGCGGCCTGCCATGAGCACAACGAGCGGGACGAAGGCAGTCGCTTCATCACCCGTCTGCTGGCGGGCGACAACGTGGCGCTGATCTCGGATGCGGGCACGCCGCTGATCTCCGATCCGGGCTATCACCTGGTGCGCCAGGCCCGTGCGGCCGGGATCGATGTGGTGCCGGTGCCGGGCGCCTGTGCGTTGATCGCCGCGCTGTCGGCGGCGGGCCTGCCGTCCGACCGCTTCATCTTCGAAGGTTTCCTGCCGGCCAAGGCAGTGGGGCGCAAGGCGCGCCTGGAGGCCATCAAGGAAGAGCCCCGCACGTTGATCTTCTATGAGGCGCCGCACCGCATCCTCGAATGCCTGCAGGACATGGAAGCGGTGTTCGGCGCCGAACGTCCGGCGTTGCTGGCCCGCGAACTGACCAAGACCTTCGAGACGCTCAAGGGCTTGCCGCTGGCCGAGCTGCGCGCGTTCGTCGAGGCCGACAGCAACCAGCAGCGCGGCGAGTGCGTGGTGGTGGTCGCCGGCTGGACGGCGCCGGAGTCGGACGAGGCGGTCAGCGCCGAAGCCCTGCGCATCCTTGATCTGCTGCTCGAGGAAATGCCGCTCAAGCGTGCGGCGGCCCTGGCGGCGCAAATCACCGGCGAGCGCAAGAACGTGCTGTACCAGGTGGCGCTGGATCGGCAAAAGGGCGCGTAA